In Candidatus Contubernalis alkalaceticus, the genomic window AAAATTTTTTAATTTTTAAGGCGCCTTTGTTTACAGAAAGGAAGTGGGGAGCAATGTGGCGCTCTGGAAAAAGGTTGAACCGGAAACCTATCGAAGGGGATGTGAGAATTCCATCCGGTTGTGCCGTTTCTGGCATATTCAATAAAAAGGGAAAGCTTTTCTCAGGGGAAACCATTATAAAATCTATCAGCATAATGAGGGATCGGTCTAATGGGCTGGGGGGAGGATTTGCCGCTTACGGCATTTATCCTGATTACAAAGAGTTTTATGCTCTTCACCTTTTTTTTGAATGTGAAGAAAACAGGAGAGAAGTTGAACATTACTTAAAAGAAAATTTTCTGGTGGAAAAGGGAGAGAGAATTCCCACTCAAAAAGTGCAAGTAATTTTGGATGCACCCATCATTTATCGATATTTTGTAAAACCCCGGGGAGATATTTGTGAAAATATGTGTATGACTCCAGATGAGTTTATGGTCCGGCAGGTAATGTTTATTAACAGCAGTTTTGACGGGGCTTATGTTTCTTCCAGTGGAAAGAATATGGGAGCTTTTAAAGGAGTTGGGTATCCAGAGGATATTGGAGAGTTCTATGACCTGGCAGGTTATAAAGGTTATTTATGGACAGCCCATGGTAGATTTCCCACCAATACTCCGGGATGGTGGGGGGGAGCTCACCCTTTTACACTGTTAGACTGGTCTGTTGTTCATAACGGGGAGATTTCTTCTTATGGCACCAATCGCCGCTATTTGGAGGAGTTCGAATATGAATGTGCTCTTCAAACAGATACGGAGGCAGCGACTTACCTGTTTGACCTGCTTTTAAGGTGTCATGGACTCCCGCTGAAGGCCGCCTGCCAGGTGTTGGCGCCGCCGTTCTGGGACGAAATTGAAAGAATGCCCGAGAAGGAAAAAGAAATTGCCCGTGCTCTGCGTATGGTATACGGAAAGGGTCTTTTAAATGGCCCCTTTTCCATCATTCTGGGATCCAGCTCTGGTATGGTTGCTATAAATGACCGTATTAAGCTTAGACCTTTGGTAGCGGCAGAACAGGGAGATATGCTGTATGTGGCCAGCGAGGAAGCGGCTATTATTGAAGTTTGTGCCTGTCCTACAAAAGTTTGGACTCCCCGCGCCGGCCAACCAGTAATCGGTCAATTGGAGGAGGCTGTGTTATGGGTTTAAGTTTGCTAATGCCGGAATACAGAGTTGATCGGGATAAGGATAGGTGTATAGATTGTAAAGTATGCGTGAACCAATGTCCTTATGAAGTTCACTATTTTGATGAGGACGAGGGAAAAGTTTTTGCCAGGGAGGAAAATTGTGTGAACTGCCACCGTTGTGTGGCCCTCTGTCCTACCCGGGCATTGATAATTAGAAAATATCCTCTGGAATTCAGGGAAAATGGTAGTTGGCAGGGGATAGACATTCGCCAGATTCAGAAACAGTCAGAAACCGGTGGGATTTTGCTTTCGGGGATGGGAAATCCCAAATCTCTGCCGGTGATTTGGGATAAAATACTTCTAAACGCCAGTCAGGTTACTAATCCATCTATTGACCCTCTCAGGGAGCCCATGGAGCTGAAAACTTTCCTGGGGAGAAAACCGGAGAGACTGGAGA contains:
- a CDS encoding class II glutamine amidotransferase — protein: MWRSGKRLNRKPIEGDVRIPSGCAVSGIFNKKGKLFSGETIIKSISIMRDRSNGLGGGFAAYGIYPDYKEFYALHLFFECEENRREVEHYLKENFLVEKGERIPTQKVQVILDAPIIYRYFVKPRGDICENMCMTPDEFMVRQVMFINSSFDGAYVSSSGKNMGAFKGVGYPEDIGEFYDLAGYKGYLWTAHGRFPTNTPGWWGGAHPFTLLDWSVVHNGEISSYGTNRRYLEEFEYECALQTDTEAATYLFDLLLRCHGLPLKAACQVLAPPFWDEIERMPEKEKEIARALRMVYGKGLLNGPFSIILGSSSGMVAINDRIKLRPLVAAEQGDMLYVASEEAAIIEVCACPTKVWTPRAGQPVIGQLEEAVLWV